A window of Roseovarius sp. THAF27 contains these coding sequences:
- a CDS encoding F0F1 ATP synthase subunit C: protein MEGDIAQMGQFIGAGLASVGMGGAAVGVGNVVGNYLAGALRNPSAAGGQTATMFIGIAFAEALGIFSFLVALLLMFAV from the coding sequence ATGGAAGGCGATATCGCACAAATGGGTCAATTCATCGGCGCGGGCCTGGCGTCTGTCGGCATGGGCGGCGCGGCCGTCGGTGTGGGCAACGTGGTCGGCAACTACCTGGCCGGTGCCCTGCGCAACCCCTCGGCCGCCGGTGGCCAGACCGCGACCATGTTCATCGGTATCGCGTTCGCGGAAGCACTGGGGATCTTCTCGTTCCTCGTCGCGCTTCTGCTGATGTTCGCCGTCTAA
- the rpsO gene encoding 30S ribosomal protein S15, protein MSITVEEKAKVLKEFATKEGDTGSPEVQVAILTSRISTLTEHFKTHKKDNHGRRGLLKMVAQRRKLLDYLKGKDEGRYQDLIKRLGIRR, encoded by the coding sequence ATGTCGATCACTGTCGAAGAAAAAGCCAAGGTGCTGAAAGAATTCGCAACCAAAGAGGGCGACACCGGCTCGCCCGAAGTTCAGGTCGCAATCCTCACCTCGCGCATTTCCACCCTGACCGAGCATTTCAAGACCCACAAGAAGGACAACCACGGTCGCCGTGGTCTTCTGAAAATGGTCGCCCAGCGCCGCAAGCTGCTGGACTACCTCAAGGGCAAGGACGAAGGCCGGTACCAGGACCTGATCAAGCGTCTCGGCATCCGCCGCTGA
- a CDS encoding calcium-binding protein, whose translation MLFLAGLISMVAVGTAAMWGFEDLGTSDARDDIGTPGDASDEASDYDNGTAAYSGAQDSLLDIATDDDPEGDDYGIARGTADADTLSGGEVSEFLDGLDGDDRIASGDGDDVARGGDGNDTIDGEAGDDTLHGEAGDDTLTGGAGSDSVMGHDGDDHLSGDAGDDSLVGGEGADTLMGDTGDDALHGYLGKDSLDGGTGADTLFGGDGNDVLTGVAPDGTAPEQDQDYLNGGSGDDEITLGAGDIATGGTGADSFILRDWLDADHQGQIVDFNTAEDNLVLLYDDDGTVPDVTIEEDPDAQNLHRVLLGGEVIANVTSDAALTLAHITLIPQTTG comes from the coding sequence ATGCTGTTTCTTGCAGGTCTGATCAGTATGGTGGCCGTTGGCACCGCCGCGATGTGGGGCTTCGAGGACCTCGGCACCAGCGACGCCCGTGACGATATCGGTACGCCCGGCGACGCATCCGATGAAGCCTCCGACTATGACAACGGCACCGCGGCCTACTCCGGTGCACAAGACTCGCTGCTCGATATCGCCACCGACGACGACCCCGAAGGCGACGATTACGGCATTGCCCGCGGCACGGCCGATGCCGACACGCTGTCCGGCGGCGAGGTCAGTGAATTTCTCGACGGTCTCGATGGTGACGACCGGATCGCGTCGGGGGACGGCGACGATGTCGCGCGCGGCGGCGACGGTAACGACACGATTGACGGCGAGGCCGGCGACGACACCCTTCATGGCGAGGCCGGGGACGACACCCTGACCGGCGGCGCAGGATCGGACAGCGTGATGGGCCACGATGGCGACGATCATCTCTCGGGCGACGCCGGCGACGACAGCCTTGTCGGCGGCGAAGGCGCCGACACGCTCATGGGCGACACGGGCGATGACGCGCTGCACGGCTATCTCGGCAAAGATTCCCTCGATGGCGGCACCGGGGCCGACACGCTCTTCGGCGGCGACGGTAACGACGTGCTGACCGGGGTCGCGCCCGATGGCACGGCGCCCGAGCAGGATCAGGACTATCTCAACGGCGGTTCCGGCGACGACGAGATCACGCTGGGCGCCGGCGATATTGCCACCGGCGGCACCGGCGCCGACAGCTTCATTCTCCGCGATTGGCTGGACGCCGATCACCAGGGCCAGATCGTCGATTTCAACACCGCCGAGGACAATCTCGTCCTGCTCTACGACGATGACGGCACCGTTCCCGACGTGACCATCGAAGAAGACCCCGACGCGCAGAACCTGCACCGCGTGCTGCTGGGGGGCGAGGTCATTGCCAACGTCACCAGCGACGCTGCCCTGACGCTCGCGCATATCACGCTGATCCCGCAAACCACGGGCTGA
- a CDS encoding F0F1 ATP synthase subunit B': MATDTLGEGAASACVDAGGGAIGLPQLCPDWMGNQIFWLVIALIVIFFILSRIALPRIAAVLAERQGTITNDLAAAEDLKEKASDAEDAYNKALADARAQAQEIIAEAKAEINAELEEATQKADAEIAAKTAEGEKAIADIRANAMESVKEVAKDTAKELVAAMGFKADARTVTSAVNSRLKG, translated from the coding sequence ATGGCGACCGATACCCTAGGAGAAGGTGCTGCCAGCGCTTGCGTCGACGCAGGCGGTGGGGCAATTGGCCTTCCCCAGCTTTGCCCGGACTGGATGGGCAACCAGATCTTCTGGCTGGTCATCGCGCTGATCGTGATCTTTTTCATCCTGTCGCGGATCGCGCTGCCGCGCATCGCGGCGGTGCTGGCCGAGCGCCAGGGCACGATCACCAACGATCTGGCCGCGGCGGAAGACCTGAAAGAGAAAGCCTCCGACGCCGAGGACGCCTATAACAAGGCCCTGGCCGATGCCCGCGCGCAAGCGCAGGAGATCATTGCCGAGGCCAAGGCGGAGATCAACGCCGAGCTGGAAGAGGCCACGCAGAAGGCCGATGCCGAGATCGCGGCCAAGACCGCCGAAGGCGAAAAGGCCATCGCGGACATCCGGGCGAATGCCATGGAAAGCGTGAAGGAAGTGGCCAAGGACACCGCCAAGGAACTGGTCGCGGCGATGGGCTTCAAGGCCGATGCGCGGACCGTCACGAGCGCCGTCAATTCGCGGCTGAAAGGGTGA
- a CDS encoding F0F1 ATP synthase subunit B: MKQLIATLTAMVVASPALAATGPFFSLGNTNFVVMLAFILFIALLVYLKVPGKIGEMLDKRADGIKSELDEARALREEAQTLLASYERKQKEVQDQADRIVAHAKTEAAEAAEQAKKDLEQSIKRRIKAAEEQIASAEANAVKDVRDQAIAVAVAAAKDVVAKAMTEDDNSKLIDESIAQVDAKLH; encoded by the coding sequence ATGAAACAGTTGATCGCAACCCTGACCGCCATGGTCGTCGCCAGCCCCGCGCTGGCCGCCACCGGGCCGTTCTTCTCGCTGGGCAACACCAATTTCGTGGTGATGCTGGCCTTCATCCTGTTCATCGCGCTGCTGGTTTATCTGAAGGTGCCCGGCAAGATCGGCGAGATGCTGGACAAGCGGGCCGACGGCATCAAGTCGGAGCTGGACGAGGCGCGTGCGCTGCGCGAGGAAGCACAGACCCTGCTGGCCAGCTATGAACGCAAGCAGAAGGAAGTTCAGGACCAGGCCGACCGGATCGTGGCCCATGCCAAGACCGAAGCTGCCGAGGCCGCCGAGCAGGCCAAGAAGGACCTTGAACAGTCCATCAAGCGCCGGATCAAGGCGGCCGAAGAGCAGATTGCCTCGGCAGAGGCCAATGCAGTGAAGGACGTGCGCGACCAGGCCATCGCGGTGGCCGTGGCCGCCGCCAAGGACGTGGTCGCCAAGGCGATGACCGAGGACGACAACAGCAAGCTGATCGACGAGTCGATCGCACAGGTCGACGCCAAGCTGCACTGA
- a CDS encoding F0F1 ATP synthase subunit A: MATEAHGESEGLVFHPMDQFIIKPLAGDGPVGLFTITNVTLWMALTCLAVFALMVLGTSARSVIPGRLQSVAELAYGFIRKMVEDVAGKDALPYFPYIMTLFMFIVFANFLGLIPGSFTSTSHIGVTAVMAMMVFIGVTVLGFVKNGASFLSLFWISSAPLVLRPILALIEVISYFVRPVSHSIRLAGNMMAGHAVMKVFAAFAPLVLISTGVGLVVTPLSILAITAVYGLEVLVSFIQAYVFTILTCVYLKDALHPHH; encoded by the coding sequence ATGGCCACTGAAGCGCATGGCGAAAGCGAAGGGCTGGTTTTCCACCCGATGGATCAGTTCATCATCAAGCCGCTGGCCGGCGACGGTCCGGTGGGCCTGTTCACGATCACCAACGTGACGCTTTGGATGGCGCTGACATGCCTGGCGGTGTTCGCGCTGATGGTGCTGGGCACGTCCGCGCGGTCGGTCATTCCGGGCCGCCTGCAGTCGGTGGCCGAACTGGCCTACGGCTTCATCCGCAAGATGGTCGAGGACGTGGCGGGCAAGGACGCGCTGCCGTATTTCCCCTATATCATGACGCTGTTCATGTTCATCGTGTTCGCCAACTTCCTCGGGCTTATCCCCGGCTCGTTCACCTCGACCAGCCATATCGGCGTGACCGCTGTGATGGCGATGATGGTGTTCATCGGTGTGACCGTGCTGGGCTTCGTCAAGAACGGCGCGAGCTTTCTGAGCCTGTTCTGGATCAGCTCGGCGCCGCTGGTGCTGCGGCCGATCCTGGCGCTGATCGAGGTGATCTCGTACTTCGTGCGCCCGGTCAGCCACTCTATCCGTCTTGCCGGCAACATGATGGCGGGCCACGCCGTGATGAAGGTGTTCGCCGCCTTTGCGCCGCTGGTGCTGATCTCGACCGGGGTGGGCCTTGTGGTCACGCCGCTGTCGATCCTGGCGATCACCGCGGTCTACGGGCTGGAGGTGCTGGTGTCGTTCATCCAGGCCTACGTGTTCACCATCCTGACCTGCGTGTACCTCAAGGACGCGCTGCACCCGCATCATTAG